A genomic window from Halobellus ruber includes:
- the coaBC gene encoding bifunctional phosphopantothenoylcysteine decarboxylase/phosphopantothenate--cysteine ligase CoaBC yields MLEGVNVALGVSGSIAAVTVVELAHELRRQGASVRGVMTDSARGIIHPWAVEFATETDVVTEITGRVEHVELCGREGWADVLLVAPATANTVGKIASAVDDTPVTTCATTALGAGVPVVVVPAMHEPMYDHPGVLDAIDRVESWGVEFVDPRIEEGKAKIAGEAAIVTAVARATTEHTLAGTHVVVTAGATAEAIDPVRVLTNRASGKTGRAVARACHVRGADVTLIHDGGDVHYADAVSVESAAEMRDAVLAAVGGGDDANGADALVSAAAISDYTVEAAPGKLRSGEPRRLDLEPTPKLLDGVREENPELPIVGFKTETSGDDDAMIDAARGLRDRVDCAFVVANDASVMGDDDTRTLFVDRDDVVAFSGSKTALGSEAAARLAAELD; encoded by the coding sequence ATGCTGGAGGGAGTCAACGTCGCGCTCGGGGTCTCGGGGAGCATCGCCGCCGTGACGGTGGTCGAACTCGCCCACGAGCTCCGGCGGCAGGGCGCGTCCGTCCGCGGCGTGATGACCGACTCCGCGCGGGGGATCATCCACCCGTGGGCCGTCGAGTTCGCCACCGAGACCGACGTCGTCACCGAGATCACGGGCCGCGTCGAACACGTCGAACTCTGCGGCCGAGAGGGGTGGGCGGACGTGCTGCTCGTCGCGCCCGCGACCGCAAACACCGTCGGCAAGATCGCGAGCGCCGTCGACGACACGCCCGTGACGACCTGCGCGACCACCGCCCTCGGCGCGGGCGTGCCGGTCGTGGTCGTGCCCGCAATGCACGAGCCGATGTACGATCACCCGGGCGTGCTCGACGCGATCGACCGAGTCGAGTCGTGGGGCGTGGAGTTCGTCGACCCCCGGATCGAGGAGGGGAAAGCGAAGATCGCGGGCGAGGCGGCGATCGTGACCGCGGTCGCGCGGGCGACGACCGAGCACACGCTGGCCGGAACCCACGTCGTCGTCACCGCCGGCGCGACCGCCGAGGCGATCGATCCGGTTCGGGTCCTCACCAACCGCGCCTCCGGGAAGACCGGCCGCGCGGTCGCCCGCGCCTGCCACGTTCGTGGTGCGGATGTCACGCTGATCCACGACGGCGGCGACGTCCACTACGCCGACGCCGTCTCCGTGGAGTCCGCCGCCGAGATGCGCGACGCCGTCCTGGCCGCAGTCGGCGGGGGAGACGACGCAAACGGGGCCGACGCCCTCGTGTCGGCGGCGGCGATCTCCGATTACACGGTCGAGGCCGCCCCCGGGAAGCTCCGCTCCGGGGAGCCCCGGCGTCTCGACCTCGAGCCGACGCCCAAACTGCTCGACGGCGTCCGCGAGGAGAACCCGGAGCTTCCGATCGTGGGGTTCAAAACCGAGACCTCCGGGGACGACGACGCGATGATCGACGCCGCCCGCGGCCTCCGGGACCGCGTCGACTGCGCGTTCGTCGTCGCCAACGACGCGTCGGTGATGGGCGACGACGACACGCGGACGCTGTTCGTCGATCGCGACGACGTCGTCGCGTTCTCGGGGTCGAAAACCGCACTCGGAAGCGAAGCGGCGGCGCGGCTCGCGGCGGAGTTGGACTGA
- a CDS encoding universal stress protein, with amino-acid sequence MTPSHVLVPLDGSPLAEEAFRRALALFECRVTVLNVVTPVDATMSEGGILDPDEDRRESARGRADRIVDRARTQASAVDRTVETAVATGDPAEEILGYVDDHVVMGGHGGERSDIARRVLGTVATSVVGEASVTVTVVR; translated from the coding sequence ATGACACCGTCACACGTGTTGGTCCCGCTCGACGGCTCCCCGTTGGCTGAGGAGGCGTTCCGGCGGGCGCTTGCGCTCTTCGAGTGCCGGGTGACGGTCCTGAACGTGGTGACGCCGGTGGACGCGACGATGAGCGAGGGCGGGATCCTCGACCCCGACGAGGATCGCCGCGAGAGCGCCCGCGGCCGGGCCGATCGCATCGTCGACCGGGCGCGCACGCAGGCCTCCGCAGTCGACCGCACGGTCGAAACAGCGGTCGCGACGGGCGACCCGGCCGAGGAGATCCTCGGGTACGTCGATGATCACGTCGTGATGGGCGGCCACGGCGGCGAGCGGAGCGACATCGCCCGCCGGGTGCTGGGGACCGTCGCCACCAGCGTCGTCGGCGAGGCGTCCGTGACCGTCACCGTCGTCCGATAG
- a CDS encoding BtpA/SgcQ family protein: MTLGLGSDRPVVGMVHLDALPGAPDFDGDRTAVREAMRRDARRLSAGGVDAVMVENFGDAPFYADSVPAHTVAEMSALVADLRDAVDIPVGVNVLRNDAEAAVSIAAATGASFVRVNVHTGVRATDQGLVTGRAAETVRLRERLDADVAILADVDVKHAAPIAERPLGEEVADLIERGKADGIVASGASTGRETDREHLEAVVGARDRLAPGTPVFVGSGTTRGTVADLLQVAEGAIVGSDLKQGGETTAPVDEERVRELVAAASH, from the coding sequence ATGACGCTCGGACTCGGGAGCGACCGCCCGGTCGTCGGGATGGTCCACCTCGACGCGCTCCCCGGCGCCCCCGACTTCGACGGCGACAGGACGGCGGTCCGGGAGGCGATGCGACGGGACGCCCGGCGGCTCTCGGCCGGCGGCGTCGACGCCGTGATGGTCGAGAACTTCGGGGACGCGCCGTTCTACGCCGACAGCGTCCCAGCCCACACCGTGGCCGAGATGTCCGCGTTGGTCGCCGACCTGCGGGACGCGGTCGACATCCCGGTGGGCGTCAACGTGCTTCGCAACGACGCCGAGGCGGCGGTGTCGATCGCCGCCGCGACCGGCGCGTCGTTCGTCCGGGTGAACGTCCACACCGGCGTCCGCGCGACCGACCAAGGGCTCGTCACGGGCCGGGCCGCCGAGACCGTCCGGCTCCGGGAGCGGCTCGACGCCGACGTGGCCATCCTGGCCGACGTCGACGTGAAACACGCCGCGCCGATCGCGGAGCGGCCGCTGGGCGAGGAGGTGGCGGACTTGATCGAGCGGGGGAAAGCCGACGGGATCGTCGCAAGCGGCGCCAGCACCGGCCGGGAGACCGACCGCGAGCACCTCGAAGCGGTCGTCGGCGCTCGCGACCGCCTCGCCCCCGGCACGCCCGTGTTCGTCGGCAGCGGCACCACTCGCGGGACGGTCGCGGACCTGCTTCAGGTCGCCGAGGGCGCCATCGTCGGCAGCGACCTGAAGCAGGGCGGCGAGACGACCGCGCCCGTCGACGAGGAACGGGTCCGCGAGCTGGTGGCCGCCGCGAGTCACTGA
- a CDS encoding outer membrane protein assembly factor BamB family protein, with translation MRRRTALAAAGIGLTTGCLSPFRDSGEDADAASASGAGDESWPMFGGGVANAGHAPAGTGPAGDVTARWTFETGAEVGSSPAVVDGTVYVGSTDGNVYALDSADGERLWTFGTDGEVFSSPAVVDGTVYVGSDDNAVYAIDAVSGERQWAFGTGDAVQSSPAVVDGTAYVGSTDGALYAIDVTDGTPRWSFETNGEVFSSPAVVDATVYLGSTGGGLYALDTADGTSRWTVGTLTRRISSPAVVDGTFYIGDNAGRLSTVGAASGDKGWRYRTGGAVFSSPAAANGTVYVGSDDGSLYAFDASAGAERWSFDVADPVFSSPAVVDSTVYVGSLAGSVYAVDADGGDERWTYETGGAVFSSPAVAGGTVYVGSTDGTVYALAEG, from the coding sequence ATGCGACGACGCACCGCTCTCGCCGCGGCCGGGATCGGCCTGACCACGGGCTGTCTTAGCCCCTTCCGCGACAGCGGCGAGGACGCCGACGCGGCGTCGGCGTCCGGCGCCGGCGACGAATCGTGGCCGATGTTCGGGGGCGGGGTCGCAAACGCCGGCCACGCGCCGGCTGGAACCGGACCGGCCGGCGACGTCACAGCGCGGTGGACCTTCGAGACGGGCGCCGAAGTGGGGTCGTCGCCGGCGGTCGTGGACGGCACGGTCTACGTCGGGAGCACGGACGGGAACGTCTACGCGCTCGATTCGGCCGACGGCGAACGTCTGTGGACCTTCGGGACCGACGGCGAGGTGTTCTCGTCGCCGGCGGTCGTAGACGGCACGGTCTACGTCGGGAGCGACGACAACGCAGTGTACGCGATCGACGCGGTCAGCGGCGAACGGCAGTGGGCGTTCGGAACCGGTGACGCGGTACAGTCGTCGCCGGCGGTGGTCGATGGGACGGCATACGTCGGGAGCACGGACGGTGCGCTGTACGCGATCGACGTGACCGACGGCACTCCCCGGTGGTCGTTCGAGACCAACGGCGAGGTGTTCTCGTCGCCGGCGGTGGTCGACGCGACGGTCTACCTCGGCAGTACCGGCGGGGGCCTCTACGCGCTCGATACCGCCGACGGGACGTCCCGCTGGACGGTGGGTACGCTGACCCGCCGGATATCGTCGCCGGCGGTGGTCGACGGAACGTTCTACATCGGCGACAACGCCGGCCGGCTGTCCACGGTCGGGGCGGCGAGCGGCGACAAGGGGTGGCGGTACCGGACCGGCGGCGCGGTGTTCTCATCGCCCGCAGCGGCTAACGGGACGGTCTACGTCGGCAGCGACGACGGGAGCCTCTACGCGTTCGACGCGAGCGCGGGCGCGGAACGGTGGTCGTTCGACGTTGCCGACCCCGTGTTCTCGTCGCCTGCGGTCGTCGACAGTACCGTCTACGTCGGCAGCCTCGCCGGGAGCGTGTACGCGGTCGACGCGGATGGCGGCGACGAGCGGTGGACCTACGAGACCGGCGGCGCGGTGTTCTCGTCGCCGGCGGTGGCCGGCGGGACAGTCTACGTCGGGAGCACCGACGGCACGGTCTACGCCCTCGCGGAGGGTTGA
- a CDS encoding NmrA/HSCARG family protein, translating into MTDSPTRVLVVGATGNQGGAVVDHLLASEAAFEVSGLTRDATSDAARALEARGVTIIEGDLDDPETLREPVADADAVFAVTNFWTQGYDAQVRQGKNVADVASEVGVDQFVLSGVGSHDQDTGIPHFDSAGEIDAHIRDLDLPWTILKPVFFMENFEAFAEDIVDDGQVALPLAEGVDLQMVTNDDLGHAAAIALADPEEYVGESIDVAGDERSLEETAEILTAVTGREVEAVHVPIEDAYDTFGEEFTVMCEWFNEVGYAADIPALEERFGFEFTGLEEYFREAGWENKEGMDSVPGWVKAMA; encoded by the coding sequence ATGACAGACTCACCAACACGCGTGTTAGTCGTCGGAGCGACGGGCAACCAGGGCGGCGCGGTCGTCGACCACCTCCTCGCGAGCGAGGCGGCGTTCGAGGTCAGCGGGCTGACCCGCGACGCAACCAGCGACGCGGCCCGGGCGCTCGAAGCCCGCGGCGTCACGATAATCGAGGGCGACCTCGACGACCCGGAGACGCTCAGAGAGCCCGTCGCCGACGCGGACGCCGTCTTCGCGGTGACCAACTTCTGGACGCAGGGGTACGACGCCCAGGTCCGGCAGGGCAAGAACGTCGCCGACGTCGCAAGCGAGGTCGGCGTCGACCAGTTCGTCCTCTCCGGCGTGGGCAGCCACGACCAGGACACCGGCATCCCGCACTTCGACTCCGCGGGCGAGATCGACGCGCACATTCGCGACCTGGACCTCCCGTGGACGATCCTCAAGCCGGTCTTCTTCATGGAGAACTTCGAGGCCTTCGCCGAGGACATCGTCGACGACGGGCAGGTGGCGCTCCCGCTTGCGGAGGGCGTCGACCTCCAGATGGTCACGAACGACGACCTCGGCCACGCCGCCGCGATCGCCCTGGCCGACCCCGAGGAGTACGTCGGCGAGTCGATCGACGTCGCCGGCGACGAGAGGAGCCTCGAAGAGACCGCGGAGATCCTCACCGCGGTCACCGGCCGGGAGGTCGAGGCGGTCCACGTCCCGATCGAGGACGCCTACGACACCTTCGGCGAGGAGTTCACCGTGATGTGCGAGTGGTTCAACGAGGTCGGCTACGCTGCGGACATCCCGGCGCTCGAAGAGCGGTTCGGCTTCGAGTTCACAGGCCTCGAGGAGTACTTCCGCGAGGCCGGCTGGGAGAACAAGGAGGGGATGGACAGCGTCCCCGGCTGGGTCAAGGCGATGGCGTGA
- a CDS encoding Na(+)/H(+) antiporter subunit D, with product MAGVAFGTGPATVLASSVSLPTADIPAVAPPAFFVLGAALLAPFLSRRVGHALGFGATALVAVWSLLMPAGTYLAVSFLGFDAVLFNVDAFSRVMGVIFGLIGAAAVLYSYSSNARSRQTAFALGYVGTSLGAVFAGDWLTLLFFWELMAVTSTLLVWDYGGEAVRAGFRYAIYHGVGGSLLMIAVVWHYVAVGSFLFSAADGITAGAPAAIAAVGIGVNVGFVGLHTWLPDTYPRPHVAASVFLSVYTTKTGVYGLARAFPDGNLAIAYMGAAMALVGVVYALLQNDMRRLLSYHIQSQVGYMVAGVGVGTALATAGAFAHVFNHILYKALLFMTAGVVVARTGEGNLKYLGGLGRALPVTAFAFTVAALSISGFPGFNGFVSKGMITAAAHKEHLDGIFYILLAAGVGTFMSFIKFGYYAFLKESSGTWSVQQSVTGQRIAMLGVAGLCVVLGLFPDALFALLPGSTADAHPFTLGHLGEGFALAALGVVGFAILKKPLSKVGPGVDVDRVLEPLTFYGVRGVVRGATDLFAAVDHGAVSATRSAFAAASDPYGAIRGPLSGIVGGDESLRDGSLRAGIATSVLLVIVVLAATLVGLL from the coding sequence ATGGCCGGCGTTGCCTTCGGGACCGGGCCGGCGACCGTCCTCGCCTCGTCGGTGTCGTTGCCGACCGCGGACATCCCCGCGGTGGCGCCGCCGGCGTTCTTCGTGCTGGGGGCCGCGCTGCTGGCGCCGTTCCTGTCGCGGCGGGTCGGCCACGCGCTCGGGTTCGGGGCCACCGCCCTGGTCGCCGTCTGGTCGCTGCTGATGCCCGCGGGCACCTATCTCGCCGTCTCCTTCCTCGGGTTCGACGCCGTGCTGTTCAACGTCGACGCGTTCTCCCGGGTGATGGGGGTGATCTTCGGGCTGATCGGCGCCGCTGCGGTGCTGTACTCGTACTCCTCGAATGCGCGGAGCCGCCAGACCGCCTTCGCCCTGGGCTACGTCGGCACCAGCCTCGGGGCGGTGTTCGCCGGTGACTGGCTCACGTTGCTCTTCTTCTGGGAGCTGATGGCCGTCACCTCGACGCTTCTGGTGTGGGACTACGGCGGCGAGGCGGTCCGGGCGGGCTTCCGGTACGCGATCTACCACGGCGTCGGCGGCAGCCTGCTGATGATCGCGGTCGTGTGGCACTACGTCGCGGTCGGGTCGTTCCTCTTCTCCGCCGCCGACGGCATCACCGCGGGCGCCCCGGCCGCAATCGCCGCCGTCGGCATCGGCGTCAACGTCGGCTTCGTCGGGCTTCACACCTGGCTGCCCGACACCTACCCCCGGCCCCACGTCGCCGCGAGCGTGTTCCTGTCGGTGTACACCACCAAAACCGGCGTCTACGGCCTCGCGCGGGCGTTCCCCGACGGCAACCTCGCGATCGCGTACATGGGCGCGGCGATGGCGCTGGTCGGCGTCGTTTACGCCCTGCTCCAGAACGATATGCGCCGGCTGCTCTCGTATCACATCCAATCGCAGGTCGGCTATATGGTCGCCGGCGTCGGTGTCGGAACCGCGCTGGCGACGGCGGGCGCGTTCGCCCACGTGTTCAACCACATCCTCTACAAGGCGCTTCTGTTTATGACCGCAGGCGTCGTGGTGGCCCGGACCGGCGAGGGGAACCTGAAGTACCTCGGCGGCCTGGGGCGGGCGCTGCCGGTGACCGCGTTCGCCTTTACCGTGGCGGCGCTGTCGATCAGCGGCTTCCCCGGGTTCAACGGGTTCGTGAGCAAGGGGATGATCACCGCGGCGGCGCACAAGGAACACCTCGACGGCATCTTCTACATCCTGCTCGCGGCGGGCGTGGGGACGTTCATGTCGTTCATCAAGTTCGGCTACTACGCGTTCCTGAAGGAGTCCTCCGGCACCTGGTCGGTCCAGCAGTCGGTCACCGGCCAGCGGATCGCGATGCTGGGCGTCGCGGGGCTGTGTGTCGTGCTCGGCCTGTTCCCCGACGCGCTGTTCGCGCTTTTACCCGGCAGTACCGCCGACGCCCACCCCTTCACCCTGGGGCACCTCGGGGAGGGCTTCGCGCTGGCGGCGCTGGGCGTCGTCGGATTTGCGATACTCAAGAAGCCGCTCTCGAAGGTCGGCCCGGGCGTCGACGTCGACCGCGTGCTCGAACCGCTCACGTTCTACGGCGTCCGCGGCGTCGTCCGCGGGGCGACCGACCTGTTCGCCGCGGTCGACCACGGCGCAGTGTCGGCCACACGCAGTGCGTTCGCGGCGGCGTCGGACCCCTACGGCGCGATCCGCGGGCCGCTGTCGGGGATCGTCGGCGGCGACGAGTCGCTCCGGGACGGCAGCCTCCGGGCCGGGATCGCCACGAGCGTGCTGCTCGTGATCGTCGTGCTGGCGGCGACGCTGGTCGGCCTGCTCTGA
- a CDS encoding DNA-methyltransferase, translating into METTHRVAIGDARELDGIDDDSVELVVTSPPYPMIELWDDVFGDLDPAVGPALDDGDGQRAFDLMHGVLDDVWAEVERVLVDGGIACVNVGDATRTVDGSFRVYQNHSRIVEAFAALGFDPLPEILWRKPGNAATKFMGSGMVPPNAYVTLEHEYVLVFRNGGGTRAFEPNADRRYDAAYFWEERNRWFSDVWTDVGGRVQALDHDDLRDRAAAYPFEIPYRLVCMYSVYGDTVLDPFWGTGTTSLAALVAARNSIGVDRDPEFAEVFGERVETAPGLSRRVVESRLDDHRAFVERKREAGETVGYAADNYDFPVVTRQEVPIQLYAIEDVAATDDGYRATHTPVGPE; encoded by the coding sequence ATGGAGACCACCCACCGGGTCGCGATCGGCGACGCCCGCGAGCTCGACGGGATCGACGACGATTCCGTCGAACTCGTGGTGACGTCGCCGCCGTACCCGATGATCGAACTGTGGGACGACGTCTTCGGCGACCTCGACCCCGCGGTCGGGCCGGCGCTGGACGACGGCGACGGCCAGCGGGCGTTCGATCTGATGCACGGAGTCTTGGACGACGTCTGGGCGGAGGTCGAACGCGTCCTCGTCGACGGCGGGATCGCCTGCGTCAACGTCGGCGACGCGACCCGCACCGTCGACGGGAGCTTCCGGGTGTACCAGAACCACTCCCGGATCGTCGAGGCGTTCGCGGCGCTCGGCTTCGACCCCCTGCCCGAGATCCTCTGGCGGAAGCCGGGCAACGCCGCGACGAAGTTTATGGGCTCGGGGATGGTCCCGCCGAACGCGTACGTCACCCTGGAACACGAGTACGTCCTTGTCTTCCGGAACGGCGGCGGCACCCGGGCGTTCGAGCCGAACGCGGACCGGCGGTACGACGCGGCGTACTTCTGGGAGGAGCGGAACCGGTGGTTCTCCGACGTCTGGACCGACGTCGGCGGGCGAGTCCAGGCACTCGATCACGACGACCTCCGGGACCGCGCCGCCGCCTACCCCTTCGAGATCCCCTACCGGCTGGTGTGTATGTACAGCGTCTACGGCGACACCGTCCTCGACCCCTTCTGGGGGACCGGCACCACCTCGCTCGCGGCGCTGGTGGCCGCCCGCAACTCGATCGGCGTCGACCGCGACCCGGAGTTCGCCGAGGTCTTCGGCGAGCGGGTGGAGACGGCCCCCGGCCTGTCCCGCCGGGTGGTCGAGTCGCGGCTGGACGACCACCGGGCGTTCGTCGAGCGGAAACGGGAGGCGGGTGAGACCGTCGGCTACGCGGCCGACAACTACGATTTCCCGGTGGTCACGAGACAGGAGGTCCCGATCCAGCTGTACGCGATCGAGGATGTCGCCGCCACCGACGACGGCTACCGGGCGACGCATACCCCCGTCGGCCCGGAGTGA
- the tatA gene encoding twin-arginine translocase TatA/TatE family subunit, whose protein sequence is MDTLIPAFIGIPGGPELLVILLFVVLLFGANKLPKLARSSGQAMGEFKRGREQIESELTEAAREPAAPAETEPAERA, encoded by the coding sequence ATGGACACACTCATACCGGCGTTCATCGGCATCCCCGGCGGTCCGGAACTGCTCGTGATCCTCCTCTTTGTCGTGCTGCTGTTCGGCGCGAACAAGCTCCCGAAACTCGCCCGCTCCTCGGGGCAGGCGATGGGGGAGTTCAAGCGGGGACGCGAACAGATCGAAAGCGAACTCACCGAGGCGGCACGGGAACCCGCCGCCCCGGCGGAGACGGAACCGGCGGAACGGGCGTAA
- a CDS encoding DUF7344 domain-containing protein, whose amino-acid sequence MFQRSVLPEVEVYRVLSNARRRETLAELWGRPEPVSLRELSEAIAATESGSHPAPRALRESVYNALHQTHLPKMHDLGLVAYDPDRKTVSACAEARQLGRYMDVTTRLGVTWGEYYRALGVAGLFITVASLAAVPGFAAVNPLLPATGFLGAFAASTVYQLLAERLGVRGRIKRLCARLF is encoded by the coding sequence ATGTTTCAACGATCCGTACTTCCGGAAGTGGAGGTCTACCGCGTTCTGAGTAACGCGCGCAGGCGCGAGACGCTCGCGGAGCTGTGGGGACGGCCGGAGCCGGTCTCCCTGCGTGAACTCTCCGAGGCGATCGCCGCGACCGAGTCCGGATCCCACCCCGCGCCGCGGGCGCTCCGGGAGAGCGTCTACAACGCCCTCCATCAGACACACCTCCCGAAGATGCACGACCTCGGGCTGGTCGCGTACGACCCCGACCGAAAGACGGTCTCCGCGTGCGCGGAGGCGAGACAGCTCGGGCGGTATATGGACGTCACCACGCGCCTGGGCGTGACCTGGGGCGAGTACTACCGTGCCCTGGGTGTGGCGGGGCTTTTCATCACGGTCGCGTCGCTGGCCGCAGTTCCCGGGTTCGCCGCCGTCAATCCCCTGCTCCCGGCGACGGGGTTCCTGGGCGCCTTCGCCGCCTCGACGGTCTACCAGCTGCTCGCCGAACGGCTCGGCGTCCGGGGACGGATCAAGCGGCTCTGCGCCCGGCTGTTCTGA
- a CDS encoding PfkB family carbohydrate kinase: protein MASVVTVGSAVLDRVYVLSNLPEPDGGAFVTDRTQRGGGVAANVACGLAALEHDAAVVSRVGDDDAADAIIGSVRGRGVDADAIHRGEGASSYTLVLRGPEGGRMIVAGGDSVPNLRLRDSDRERLRAADAVFTSAYAPDRVVSELAELRRTSGIDRLVFDLSGPLSELEGRGTTLGTIDELAASADLFVTNEVAARSYLGAEPAAAARTLCDAGAKRVAVTAGDAGAHLADGTTEPVHVPARECDPVDTTGAGDQFTAALIHAWVLGDAGPRAAGRIAASAAAQNCTAAGPRGTLATPSDLPDQ, encoded by the coding sequence GTGGCGTCGGTCGTCACTGTCGGCAGCGCTGTACTGGATCGCGTCTACGTCCTGTCGAACCTCCCGGAACCCGACGGCGGCGCGTTCGTTACCGACCGGACGCAGCGCGGCGGCGGCGTCGCCGCCAACGTGGCCTGCGGCCTCGCGGCGCTCGAACACGACGCGGCGGTCGTCTCGCGGGTCGGTGACGACGATGCGGCCGACGCGATCATCGGCTCGGTCAGGGGCCGGGGTGTCGACGCCGACGCCATCCACCGCGGCGAGGGGGCCTCGTCGTACACGCTGGTCCTCCGAGGGCCGGAGGGCGGCCGGATGATCGTCGCCGGCGGCGACAGCGTGCCGAACCTGCGGCTCCGGGACTCCGACCGCGAGCGGCTCCGCGCCGCCGACGCCGTCTTCACGAGCGCTTACGCCCCCGACCGGGTGGTGAGCGAACTCGCCGAACTCCGGCGGACGAGCGGCATCGACAGGCTGGTCTTCGATCTCTCCGGTCCGCTCTCGGAGCTCGAAGGCCGCGGGACGACACTGGGGACGATCGACGAACTCGCTGCCAGTGCGGATCTGTTCGTGACAAACGAGGTCGCGGCCCGGTCGTACCTGGGAGCGGAGCCGGCTGCGGCCGCCAGGACGCTGTGCGACGCTGGGGCCAAGCGGGTGGCGGTCACTGCCGGCGACGCGGGCGCCCACTTGGCCGACGGGACGACCGAACCGGTTCACGTCCCCGCCCGGGAGTGCGACCCGGTCGACACCACGGGCGCGGGCGATCAGTTCACCGCGGCGCTGATCCACGCGTGGGTGCTGGGCGACGCCGGACCGCGGGCGGCCGGCCGAATCGCCGCAAGCGCGGCTGCGCAGAACTGCACCGCAGCCGGCCCGCGGGGAACGCTCGCGACGCCGTCGGACCTCCCTGATCAGTGA
- a CDS encoding DUF7344 domain-containing protein, translating to MNGEAQTLATEETSGRDANAEAEELSTEVIFTTLSNRRRRYVLHYLAQVGESVRIRDLSEQIAAWENRIDRPAVTPKQRKRVYTALHQTHLPMMDRLGVVAYDRDRGTIATTEHLDTFEIYLDVVPRDDIPWSQFYLALGAVFSALVVVAALGFPPFSSVGGFGYALAVAAAFTVAGGIHTLRGRRTRVGTTAAPAEMAVDSPRDAAIDPPMEVAEGE from the coding sequence ATGAACGGTGAGGCACAGACGCTGGCCACCGAAGAGACGTCGGGACGCGACGCGAACGCCGAAGCCGAAGAACTCTCAACCGAGGTGATTTTCACGACGCTGAGCAACCGTCGGCGTCGGTACGTGCTCCATTATCTCGCGCAGGTGGGGGAGTCGGTTCGGATCCGGGACCTCTCCGAGCAGATCGCGGCGTGGGAGAACCGGATCGACCGCCCGGCCGTGACCCCGAAACAGCGGAAGCGGGTGTACACCGCACTCCACCAGACGCATCTACCGATGATGGATCGGCTGGGTGTCGTCGCCTACGACAGGGACCGCGGGACGATTGCGACGACCGAGCACCTCGACACCTTCGAGATCTACCTCGACGTAGTGCCGCGGGACGACATCCCCTGGAGCCAGTTCTACCTCGCGTTGGGCGCGGTGTTCTCCGCGCTCGTCGTCGTCGCCGCGCTCGGGTTCCCGCCGTTCTCGTCGGTCGGGGGCTTCGGGTACGCGCTGGCGGTCGCCGCGGCGTTCACCGTCGCCGGCGGGATCCACACGCTCCGGGGTCGCCGGACTCGCGTCGGAACCACCGCGGCGCCGGCGGAGATGGCGGTCGATTCCCCGCGGGACGCGGCGATCGACCCACCGATGGAGGTGGCCGAAGGCGAGTGA